One Saimiri boliviensis isolate mSaiBol1 chromosome 5, mSaiBol1.pri, whole genome shotgun sequence genomic window carries:
- the LOC141584532 gene encoding small cysteine and glycine repeat-containing protein 8-like — protein sequence MGCCGCGGCGGGCGGGCGGGCGGGCGGGCGGGCGGCGGCGSCTTCRCYRVGCCSSCCPCCRGCCGGCCSTPVICCCRRTCSSCGCGCGKGCCQQKGCCQQKCCCQKQCCC from the coding sequence ATGGGTTGCTGTGGTTGTGGTGGCTGCGGTGGTGGCTGCggtggtggctgtggtggtggctgtggtggtggctgcggtggtggctgtggtggtggctgtggtggcTGTGGCGGCTGTGGCAGCTGCACCACCTGCCGGTGCTACCGGGTGGGCTGCTGCTCCAGCTGCTGCCCCTGCTGCCGTGGCTGCTGTGGGGGCTGCTGCAGCACACCTGTGATCTGCTGCTGCCGCCGCACCTGCAGCTCGTGTGGCTGCGGCTGTGGGAAGGGCTGTTGCCAGCAGAAGGGATGCTGCCAGCAGAAGTGCTGCTGCCAAAAGCAATGCTGCTGTTAG
- the LOC141584533 gene encoding small cysteine and glycine repeat-containing protein 9-like, whose translation MGCCGCGGCGGGCSGGCGGCGGGCGGGCGGCGGGCGGCGSCTTCRCYRVGCCSSCCPCCHGCCGGCCSTPVICCCRRTCSSCGCGCGKGCCQQKGCCQQKCCCQKQCCC comes from the coding sequence ATGGGTTGCTGTGGTtgtggtggctgtggtggtggctgcagtggTGGCTGTGGCGGCTGCggtggtggctgtggtggtggttgtggtggctgtggtggtggctgTGGCGGCTGTGGCAGCTGCACCACCTGCAGGTGCTACCGGGTGGGCTGCTGCTCCAGCTGCTGCCCCTGCTGCCACGGCTGCTGTGGGGGCTGCTGTAGCACGCCTGTGATCTGCTGCTGCCGTCGCACCTGCAGCtcatgtggctgtggctgtgggaaGGGCTGTTGCCAGCAGAAGGGATGCTGCCAGCAAAAGTGCTGCTGCCAGAAGCAATGCTGCTGCTAG